The following coding sequences lie in one Alicyclobacillus curvatus genomic window:
- the ftsZ gene encoding cell division protein FtsZ — MLDFDVDYEPLAKIKVIGVGGGGCNAVNRMIESGIEGVEFIVVNTDQQALQLSKAPVKLQIGEKLTRGLGAGANPDIGKKAAEESRELLVNALTGADLVFVTAGMGGGTGTGAAPIIAEIAKEIGALTVGVVTKPFRFEQKRRMSQAEGGVNNLKEKVDTLIVIPNDRLLEIVDRNTPMLEAFREADNVLRQGVSGISDLIAVPGLINVDFADVKAIMAERGSALMGIGVGSGENRATDAAKNAISSPLLETSIDGAMGVLMHIAGGSDLSLWEVNEAADIVSTAADPDVNMIFGAHINPELGDEIVVTVIATGFENQGKAHQPSMNQAAATTASPKSKAPLIEDFQPQSGNAWDVPAFMRRRDGRLSRDK, encoded by the coding sequence ATGCTTGATTTCGATGTCGATTATGAACCACTTGCGAAAATAAAAGTCATCGGCGTTGGCGGCGGCGGTTGCAACGCCGTGAACCGGATGATTGAGTCTGGGATAGAAGGCGTCGAGTTTATCGTCGTCAATACTGACCAACAGGCGCTGCAACTCTCGAAAGCCCCAGTCAAGTTGCAAATTGGTGAAAAGCTGACTCGTGGACTCGGAGCCGGAGCCAATCCAGACATCGGGAAGAAGGCCGCCGAAGAGAGCCGCGAGCTGCTGGTGAACGCACTGACGGGTGCAGACCTCGTGTTTGTTACTGCCGGTATGGGCGGCGGCACGGGAACAGGAGCAGCGCCGATTATTGCAGAAATTGCCAAGGAGATTGGGGCACTCACAGTTGGCGTGGTGACAAAACCGTTTCGGTTTGAACAGAAGCGTCGGATGAGTCAGGCAGAAGGCGGTGTGAACAACCTCAAGGAGAAGGTTGACACACTGATTGTGATTCCAAATGACCGTTTGCTTGAAATTGTCGATCGCAACACGCCGATGCTTGAGGCTTTCCGGGAAGCCGACAACGTGTTGCGGCAAGGTGTATCTGGTATTTCTGACCTTATTGCTGTTCCAGGACTCATTAATGTCGACTTTGCAGACGTCAAGGCGATTATGGCCGAGCGTGGCTCGGCTCTGATGGGAATTGGTGTCGGCAGCGGTGAAAATCGCGCCACGGATGCAGCCAAAAACGCCATTAGCAGCCCACTGCTTGAAACGTCGATTGATGGGGCGATGGGCGTGTTGATGCACATTGCCGGTGGTTCGGACCTCAGCTTGTGGGAAGTCAACGAGGCTGCTGATATCGTGTCTACAGCTGCAGACCCGGACGTAAACATGATTTTCGGTGCACACATCAACCCAGAACTCGGAGATGAGATTGTCGTTACTGTGATTGCTACGGGATTTGAGAACCAAGGCAAGGCGCACCAGCCGTCCATGAATCAAGCGGCGGCAACGACAGCCAGTCCGAAGTCAAAAGCTCCCCTGATTGAAGACTTCCAGCCGCAATCAGGAAATGCTTGGGATGTCCCTGCGTTTATGAGACGCCGCGATGGAAGACTATCGCGGGATAAGTAA
- a CDS encoding DUF881 domain-containing protein, which yields MLTVQLTSRPQTTGTAALSSYIDLRTQIEEQNQEHQTLLHQIAKAEAQVSEYQAAAGHGTSMMSALQQDAKSVAKEAGLTSVSGPGITIAIYYDPTLPFDEKTAGLFDQISDQEIGLIVNDLYANGATAISINGQRLVTTSSIRLVSGLSGNSTLQVNTVPITEPYVITAVGDIQRMQAVLTLNNTVPELNLMQEQCIITPHTGKGVTVPGYRGPLPGSFAKEVH from the coding sequence TTGCTGACCGTTCAGCTGACATCGCGTCCACAGACCACCGGCACCGCGGCACTTTCGAGTTATATCGACTTGCGAACACAGATAGAGGAACAAAACCAAGAGCATCAAACCCTGTTGCACCAGATTGCCAAGGCAGAAGCCCAGGTCAGCGAGTATCAAGCCGCAGCAGGCCATGGCACGAGTATGATGAGCGCACTTCAACAAGACGCGAAAAGTGTCGCCAAGGAGGCTGGCCTCACGTCGGTTTCCGGTCCGGGAATTACGATTGCGATTTACTACGACCCAACGCTTCCGTTTGATGAGAAAACCGCGGGTTTATTTGACCAGATATCGGATCAGGAAATTGGTTTAATTGTGAATGACTTGTACGCAAACGGCGCAACAGCCATCAGTATCAACGGACAACGATTGGTTACGACTTCGTCGATTCGCCTTGTGTCCGGGCTCAGTGGAAACAGCACCCTGCAAGTGAACACAGTCCCGATTACAGAGCCCTACGTGATTACAGCGGTTGGAGACATACAGCGCATGCAGGCTGTGCTGACGCTGAACAACACAGTCCCGGAACTCAACCTTATGCAGGAGCAATGTATTATTACTCCGCACACAGGGAAGGGCGTCACCGTGCCAGGCTATCGGGGGCCGTTACCGGGCAGTTTCGCGAAGGAGGTCCACTAA
- the spoVE gene encoding stage V sporulation protein E, which yields MFDRHIRFDFVIVLVTVLLLGIGLMMVHSASSVLSEQKFHDPFFYAKRQLLWAALGVVAMVLAANYDYHRLRPLAPKLMVAAFAFLLLVLIPGVGQNRGGSQAWLGLGSFGIQPSEFAKLALIVFLAHYLADAKDKMDSFWRGFVPPLSMALVAVLLIMLEPDLGQSVVIMGTTIILLFAAGARWRHLLGLFSLGMAGFVALVAVAPYRMDRIVAFIDPWKYPLKEGYQIIQSLYALGSGGLVGLGLGHSQQKFLYLPEPQTDFVFSILGEELGFLGGVTVLALFAVLVWRGFRTAMFAPDEFGSLLGAGITGMIAVQVLINVGVVTGSIPATGITLPFISFGGSSLTLMLTGVGILLNISRQSIYAVA from the coding sequence GTGTTCGACCGGCACATCCGGTTCGATTTTGTCATTGTCCTGGTGACGGTGCTTCTGCTTGGCATCGGCTTGATGATGGTCCACAGCGCAAGTTCCGTACTCTCTGAACAAAAGTTCCATGATCCGTTTTTCTACGCCAAAAGGCAACTTTTGTGGGCGGCACTCGGCGTCGTCGCCATGGTCCTCGCAGCCAATTACGACTACCATCGGCTCAGACCGTTGGCACCAAAATTAATGGTTGCCGCGTTTGCCTTCTTACTGCTGGTACTTATTCCGGGTGTCGGCCAAAACCGTGGCGGCTCCCAGGCCTGGCTCGGGCTTGGCTCATTTGGAATCCAGCCGTCGGAATTTGCAAAGCTCGCGCTGATAGTCTTTCTTGCCCACTATCTAGCGGATGCCAAAGACAAGATGGACTCCTTCTGGCGGGGGTTTGTGCCGCCGTTGTCCATGGCACTCGTAGCTGTCTTGTTGATTATGCTTGAACCTGACCTTGGACAGAGTGTGGTGATAATGGGCACCACCATTATCCTTCTGTTCGCGGCAGGAGCGCGCTGGCGCCATCTTTTGGGTCTGTTCTCCCTTGGCATGGCTGGGTTCGTCGCCCTAGTCGCGGTTGCGCCGTATCGAATGGACCGGATTGTGGCGTTCATCGATCCGTGGAAGTACCCGCTGAAGGAAGGATATCAAATCATTCAGTCACTCTACGCATTAGGGTCTGGCGGACTCGTCGGCCTTGGACTTGGTCACAGTCAGCAAAAATTTCTCTATTTACCGGAGCCCCAGACCGATTTCGTGTTTTCCATCCTTGGTGAGGAACTTGGCTTTCTGGGCGGCGTAACTGTATTGGCCCTCTTTGCGGTGTTGGTGTGGCGCGGTTTTCGAACTGCGATGTTTGCACCGGATGAATTTGGGTCACTTCTTGGCGCGGGCATCACGGGTATGATTGCGGTACAGGTACTCATTAATGTCGGTGTCGTAACCGGCTCGATTCCCGCCACAGGAATCACTTTGCCGTTCATCAGCTTTGGCGGCTCGTCCCTGACGCTGATGCTCACCGGTGTGGGCATTCTGTTGAACATCTCACGGCAATCGATATACGCTGTCGCGTGA
- a CDS encoding small basic family protein translates to MWLPVLGLIVGVAIGFVANVTVPLMYSSYLSIAILAALDTVFGGIRASLDKTFDSAVFLSGFFFNTLIAALLAYIGNQLGVDLYLAAVVAFGVRLFQNIAVIRRIAFDRAGKRRLKRE, encoded by the coding sequence ATATGGTTGCCCGTACTAGGTCTGATTGTCGGCGTTGCGATTGGGTTTGTCGCCAACGTTACAGTCCCGCTGATGTACTCCAGCTATCTGTCGATTGCAATTCTCGCGGCCCTTGACACCGTGTTTGGCGGCATCAGAGCCAGCCTTGACAAGACTTTTGACTCTGCGGTGTTTCTCTCTGGTTTCTTCTTCAACACACTCATTGCCGCCTTGTTGGCCTATATTGGGAATCAACTCGGCGTCGATCTCTACCTGGCCGCTGTTGTCGCGTTTGGTGTGCGTCTGTTCCAAAATATCGCAGTCATCCGCCGAATCGCGTTTGACAGAGCCGGGAAACGCAGATTGAAGCGCGAATAG
- the murG gene encoding undecaprenyldiphospho-muramoylpentapeptide beta-N-acetylglucosaminyltransferase — translation MRILVTGGGTGGHVYPALTVWNYILRQHPDAEVLYIGSEKGLEKDIVPRTGIPFATIPAAGLRRELSLRAAKTAWLTLRGYRQAKRLVRRFRPDVVLGTGGYVTLPVVYAAARLKVPAVVWEANARPGMTNQLCARKATAVAVCFPGGERFFPKGTRLVLTGNPRGSEVLEVPAQSIADAKKVHGIRDGRKLIVGYMGSRGAETVNRVVSEVIPRFADKPDWQLLYVTGSAHYDEFCAGLPRLPHNVQVVPFLHDMPSILPSAAAVLTRAGGATLSEICALGLASVIVPSPYVTANHQEENARRLFERSACEMVLENELTADKLWAALAQVLDTSHGDELRQNARLMATDHAVRDLYDLLMDALQTKEQRTHQ, via the coding sequence ATGCGGATACTCGTTACGGGCGGCGGGACTGGCGGACACGTATATCCCGCTTTGACGGTCTGGAACTACATTTTGCGTCAACACCCGGACGCGGAGGTTTTGTACATCGGATCGGAAAAAGGTTTGGAAAAGGATATTGTACCAAGAACGGGAATCCCGTTTGCGACGATACCTGCGGCCGGGCTCCGGCGGGAACTGAGTCTGCGTGCCGCGAAGACCGCATGGCTGACGCTGAGGGGATATCGACAAGCAAAGCGATTGGTGCGGCGCTTTCGCCCTGACGTGGTGCTTGGCACAGGCGGCTATGTTACCTTGCCTGTGGTTTACGCCGCCGCACGGTTAAAGGTGCCCGCGGTCGTCTGGGAAGCGAACGCGCGGCCGGGTATGACCAACCAGCTATGTGCGCGAAAGGCGACGGCTGTCGCGGTTTGTTTCCCTGGCGGAGAACGTTTTTTTCCAAAAGGCACACGTCTGGTCTTGACGGGCAATCCGCGTGGGTCTGAGGTGCTCGAAGTACCCGCGCAATCCATCGCCGATGCAAAGAAGGTGCACGGCATTCGAGATGGGCGAAAACTGATTGTCGGGTATATGGGGAGCCGCGGCGCCGAAACAGTCAATCGCGTGGTTTCAGAAGTCATTCCGAGGTTTGCGGACAAGCCGGACTGGCAACTGTTGTACGTTACCGGGAGTGCGCATTACGATGAGTTTTGTGCAGGGCTTCCCCGCCTACCGCACAATGTGCAAGTGGTTCCATTTCTGCACGATATGCCAAGCATCCTGCCGTCGGCGGCTGCTGTGCTGACGCGGGCAGGCGGGGCAACCCTGTCCGAAATCTGTGCACTTGGTTTGGCTTCGGTTATCGTACCATCTCCATATGTCACTGCGAACCACCAAGAGGAAAATGCCCGAAGACTGTTTGAGCGAAGTGCGTGTGAGATGGTTCTTGAGAACGAACTGACTGCAGATAAGCTGTGGGCAGCTTTGGCACAGGTGCTTGATACAAGCCACGGCGATGAGCTTCGGCAGAACGCTCGCTTAATGGCGACGGACCATGCGGTCCGAGACCTTTACGATTTACTAATGGATGCTCTGCAGACAAAGGAACAACGCACTCATCAGTGA
- the ftsA gene encoding cell division protein FtsA: MAKGEYIVSLDIGTSKVRAIIGEQTGNSISVIGVGSADGEGIRHGSIVDIDLTVQSIREAVDHAERMVGIHIASAYVGISGNHIQLQSSHGVVAVSSQDREIGEEDIERVLQQARVIALPPEREIIDVVAKEYIVDGLRGIMDPRGMLGVRLEVEAYLITGSRTAIHNVVRCVEKAGIEVANLVLMPMAASSIALSQDERKLGVALVDVGAGATSVSVFENGVLVGTSIIPMGGDYVTHDIAIGLRTQTAHAEQVKMRHGCAAVDAASESERFEVPRIGNHQAVEYTQQELASIIEPRMQEIFSLVRKEIEKMGYIHDLPSGYVLHGGCMSMQAAGELASQELQAPVRVAVPEFLGVRDPSFVNGVGIIGYALRSQLRANQMETVSASRPVKTGGGMFSRIKDWLRDFI; this comes from the coding sequence TTGGCCAAAGGAGAATACATCGTCAGTTTAGACATCGGCACTTCTAAGGTTAGGGCAATCATTGGTGAACAAACCGGAAATTCCATCAGCGTGATTGGCGTCGGCTCAGCCGACGGTGAAGGGATACGTCATGGTTCCATCGTAGATATAGATCTCACGGTTCAGTCTATCCGTGAAGCGGTTGACCACGCAGAACGGATGGTCGGCATTCACATCGCATCAGCCTACGTTGGTATATCAGGCAACCATATCCAGTTGCAGAGCAGTCACGGTGTAGTTGCCGTATCCTCCCAGGACCGCGAAATCGGCGAAGAGGACATTGAACGTGTCCTGCAACAGGCCCGAGTTATCGCGCTTCCTCCGGAACGAGAAATCATTGACGTAGTGGCCAAGGAGTACATCGTGGACGGGCTGCGCGGGATTATGGACCCTCGCGGCATGCTTGGTGTGCGCCTTGAAGTCGAAGCGTATTTGATTACGGGGAGCAGAACAGCCATCCACAATGTCGTTCGCTGTGTGGAAAAGGCGGGTATCGAGGTTGCAAATCTTGTGCTCATGCCGATGGCTGCAAGTTCTATCGCCCTCTCCCAGGATGAGCGCAAGCTCGGTGTTGCGCTGGTGGATGTTGGCGCAGGTGCCACTTCGGTGTCGGTGTTTGAAAACGGAGTTCTTGTTGGGACAAGCATTATCCCAATGGGTGGGGACTACGTGACGCACGACATTGCGATTGGCCTGCGAACCCAAACCGCACATGCTGAGCAAGTTAAAATGCGCCACGGATGCGCTGCAGTAGATGCTGCTTCCGAGAGTGAGAGATTTGAAGTGCCGAGAATTGGAAATCATCAGGCCGTGGAATACACGCAGCAGGAATTGGCATCAATCATTGAGCCGCGAATGCAGGAAATATTCTCTTTGGTTCGAAAAGAGATTGAAAAGATGGGTTATATCCATGATTTACCCAGTGGTTACGTGCTTCACGGCGGCTGTATGTCAATGCAAGCTGCCGGTGAGTTGGCGAGCCAAGAACTGCAAGCGCCGGTGCGTGTCGCAGTACCCGAGTTTCTCGGGGTGCGGGACCCATCCTTCGTCAATGGCGTGGGAATTATCGGTTACGCTTTGCGCTCACAGTTGAGGGCCAACCAAATGGAAACAGTCTCTGCATCACGGCCTGTCAAGACCGGCGGCGGCATGTTTTCTCGAATCAAAGATTGGTTGCGTGATTTCATCTAA
- the murA gene encoding UDP-N-acetylglucosamine 1-carboxyvinyltransferase: protein MEAFEVTGGRPLHGTTRIYGAKNAALPILAATVMAGDVCVIQGVPRLQDVRVMVRILQSLGATVEWMDDTITVDPRQIQSTDVPDDLMRQMRSSIFLMGPLLARFGEVRVSRPGGCVIGQRPIDYHLRGMKDLGAKVEEAHGYVRCTANRLYGNHISLDFPSVGATENLMMAAVFADGVTVLENVAREPEIVDLARFLEKCGASIEGAGDDSIRIRGVHHLTGTTHQVIPDRIVAGTMMIAAAATGGDVTLEGVIPSHLGATMTKLKETGVQVTVERDIIRVNQGASRLAADIRTAPFPGFPTDLQAPAMALLTTVSGTSVIRESVFEARFKHVNELVRMGADIAVDIQTAVIRGVPRLSGALVEASDLRGGAALVIAGLMAEGKTRIEGLQHIDRGYQQLETMLRDLGADITRID, encoded by the coding sequence GTGGAAGCCTTTGAAGTTACAGGTGGCCGTCCACTTCATGGGACAACACGGATTTATGGAGCAAAGAACGCTGCACTCCCAATTCTCGCCGCAACGGTGATGGCAGGGGATGTCTGTGTCATTCAGGGTGTGCCGAGGCTGCAGGACGTACGGGTGATGGTCCGTATCCTTCAGTCCCTTGGTGCAACGGTCGAGTGGATGGACGATACCATCACGGTAGACCCGAGACAGATTCAAAGCACGGACGTGCCCGATGACCTGATGCGTCAAATGAGGTCTTCCATTTTTCTGATGGGGCCTCTGCTCGCACGTTTTGGAGAGGTGAGAGTCTCGAGGCCGGGAGGCTGTGTCATCGGTCAGCGTCCAATTGACTACCATTTGCGGGGTATGAAAGACCTGGGAGCTAAGGTCGAAGAAGCACATGGCTATGTGCGCTGCACTGCCAATCGCCTGTATGGAAACCACATCAGCCTCGACTTTCCGAGTGTTGGCGCTACCGAAAACCTGATGATGGCGGCGGTGTTCGCAGACGGAGTCACAGTCCTCGAGAATGTTGCGCGTGAGCCAGAGATAGTGGATTTGGCCCGATTTCTCGAAAAGTGCGGCGCCAGTATTGAAGGGGCAGGGGACGACTCCATCAGAATTCGAGGTGTGCATCATTTGACCGGCACCACTCATCAGGTCATACCAGACCGGATTGTTGCCGGCACGATGATGATAGCGGCTGCCGCAACAGGCGGGGATGTGACACTCGAGGGTGTTATTCCTTCTCACCTCGGGGCAACAATGACAAAACTTAAAGAAACTGGTGTGCAGGTCACGGTCGAGCGTGATATAATTCGGGTGAATCAAGGGGCCTCCCGTCTTGCTGCGGATATTCGGACAGCACCATTCCCTGGCTTCCCTACTGATTTACAAGCACCCGCCATGGCACTGCTCACAACCGTCTCCGGAACAAGTGTAATTCGGGAAAGCGTCTTTGAGGCGCGGTTTAAGCATGTCAACGAGTTGGTGCGAATGGGAGCGGACATTGCGGTCGATATTCAAACCGCGGTCATTCGCGGTGTCCCGCGCCTGTCGGGGGCTCTCGTCGAGGCGAGCGACTTGCGCGGTGGAGCTGCACTTGTCATTGCAGGGCTAATGGCCGAGGGGAAAACCCGAATTGAGGGTCTGCAACATATTGATAGAGGCTATCAGCAGCTGGAAACCATGCTGCGAGACCTTGGTGCAGACATCACGAGAATTGATTGA
- a CDS encoding UDP-N-acetylmuramoyl-L-alanine--D-glutamate ligase, with the protein MFDKSTNRVIVLGLARSGRAVARLLLEQGFEVVVTDQQYPDKMDAEVEELSDLGAAFVFGGHPLELLDGPVKFLVKNPGIPYRVPFLVAAMEQGIPIYTEIEIASWYFQGRLAAITGSNGKTTTTTLVGEMLAAEGRDPIVAGNIGTAFSGVVTRVEVDRPVVLEVSSFQLQGTERFHPHVAAILNLYSAHLDYHGDFESYMNAKWKVFANQTEADYAVLNYEDERLQKRADEVAAQVLWFSTQQLPASAKGVCVESGDIVMHFNGERTVLLPVNEVALPGHHNLQNALAAIAVSWLLGARADAIRKVLQRFQGVEHRLEFVRTVQGVAYYNDSKSTNPTAALQALRSLKQPIVWIAGGLDRKDDYTILHDVLRERVRAAVLYGQTADDLAQVCAHCHVPAIDRVTNLGDAVTRAKELANKGDAVLLSPACASWDMFASFEERGRMFKEVVHRL; encoded by the coding sequence ATGTTTGACAAATCAACTAATCGCGTCATTGTATTAGGTTTGGCGAGAAGCGGGCGAGCTGTGGCCAGGCTCCTGTTGGAGCAAGGGTTTGAGGTCGTGGTCACAGATCAACAGTATCCGGATAAAATGGACGCCGAGGTCGAGGAGCTTTCTGACCTCGGCGCTGCGTTTGTGTTTGGCGGCCATCCGCTCGAACTCCTCGACGGACCCGTGAAGTTCCTCGTCAAGAACCCTGGAATCCCGTACCGGGTTCCCTTTCTCGTCGCTGCAATGGAACAAGGCATCCCGATTTACACTGAAATTGAGATTGCCAGTTGGTACTTTCAAGGTCGGCTCGCAGCCATCACCGGCTCGAACGGAAAGACCACCACGACGACCCTCGTCGGAGAAATGCTCGCTGCCGAGGGTCGCGACCCCATCGTGGCTGGAAACATCGGCACGGCGTTCTCTGGCGTGGTGACGAGGGTAGAGGTGGACCGACCAGTGGTGCTTGAGGTGTCTAGTTTTCAGTTACAGGGTACAGAGAGATTCCACCCGCACGTTGCGGCAATTCTCAATCTGTACTCTGCTCACCTCGATTACCACGGCGATTTCGAATCGTACATGAACGCCAAGTGGAAGGTGTTTGCAAACCAAACCGAGGCGGATTACGCCGTTTTGAATTACGAGGATGAACGACTGCAAAAACGAGCTGATGAGGTTGCCGCACAGGTCTTGTGGTTCAGCACGCAACAGCTTCCGGCATCTGCAAAGGGCGTTTGTGTGGAGTCAGGGGACATCGTGATGCATTTTAATGGCGAGCGTACTGTGCTGCTCCCGGTCAATGAAGTGGCACTGCCAGGTCATCACAATCTCCAGAACGCCCTTGCAGCCATCGCAGTTTCCTGGTTGCTAGGGGCGCGTGCAGATGCCATCCGGAAGGTCCTGCAGCGTTTTCAAGGTGTCGAACACCGGCTTGAATTTGTAAGAACGGTGCAGGGGGTTGCTTATTACAACGACTCGAAATCGACAAACCCAACGGCTGCTTTGCAGGCGCTGCGCTCTCTGAAGCAACCGATTGTGTGGATTGCTGGAGGCCTTGACCGCAAAGACGATTACACAATTCTGCACGACGTTCTGCGTGAGCGTGTCAGGGCCGCTGTGCTCTATGGGCAGACTGCAGACGACCTGGCGCAGGTATGTGCACATTGCCATGTGCCCGCAATCGACCGTGTGACAAATCTCGGCGATGCTGTAACGAGAGCGAAAGAACTCGCCAACAAAGGAGACGCTGTGTTGCTGTCACCTGCGTGTGCAAGTTGGGACATGTTTGCATCATTCGAAGAACGCGGACGAATGTTCAAAGAGGTTGTGCATAGACTGTAG
- a CDS encoding DUF881 domain-containing protein gives MRTRTKLAYSLSVVAMVLGFMVAVQYKQQVLAHGTSGVFSSADPEQKQMLTELTALKRSNANAQQQLATLTGQLSSFEQASAGGNTALQQLQQRLQDERILAGVTPVTGPGISVTLMDGVSTGGNVEQVLTHDWDIRSVINELFTAGAEAVSINGYRVVATSGIFCTGPVVKINDHRIGAPFTIYAIGDAKALQSALTIQGGILDSLRQRGVNASEPKILPTINMPAYTGTLMASGTP, from the coding sequence ATGCGGACACGGACCAAGCTAGCCTACTCCCTATCCGTCGTTGCGATGGTGCTCGGCTTTATGGTCGCTGTTCAGTATAAGCAGCAGGTGCTGGCGCATGGGACAAGTGGTGTCTTTTCGTCTGCGGACCCCGAGCAGAAGCAGATGCTGACTGAACTCACCGCGCTAAAGCGGTCGAACGCGAACGCACAGCAGCAACTGGCAACGCTAACGGGGCAACTTTCGAGTTTTGAACAGGCATCCGCCGGTGGAAACACTGCCTTACAGCAATTACAACAGCGACTGCAAGACGAGCGTATCCTCGCGGGAGTGACACCTGTGACCGGCCCAGGTATCAGTGTGACGTTGATGGACGGCGTTTCAACGGGCGGCAATGTCGAGCAAGTACTGACACATGACTGGGACATCCGGAGTGTCATCAACGAATTGTTTACCGCGGGTGCAGAAGCTGTCTCTATCAATGGCTACCGCGTCGTGGCCACGTCTGGAATTTTCTGCACCGGGCCCGTCGTGAAGATTAACGACCACCGAATCGGTGCACCGTTTACGATTTACGCCATTGGCGACGCGAAGGCTCTGCAGTCAGCGCTCACGATTCAAGGAGGTATTCTCGACAGTCTACGCCAGCGAGGTGTGAACGCTTCAGAGCCGAAAATCCTTCCGACCATCAACATGCCTGCGTATACGGGCACATTGATGGCAAGCGGGACACCGTAA
- a CDS encoding FtsQ-type POTRA domain-containing protein: MQSPASRTNQVRKDARKNKVWTRRIVFAFFIFIGLVVLLESPLTRIRHIVVSGNSMPASTVVTDSNLRQGMSLWQVNKGAVAHFIMTKEPLVEKVSVHTNYSSGTVSIAVTQKTEVAVYSQAGQRYSLLSDGTVYQKLTPSSPFNVPLVESTAALQGQVQLGKVAAVPGLATVCKELLKTPPSEVNEISEIVLDKYGNATMYLDNGFAVQTESQQVASTLGNVGSVVTYFSGQGYGPGLIDMSGNPPYRYIPFRPTANTTKGK; this comes from the coding sequence GTGCAAAGCCCTGCTTCGCGCACCAATCAGGTCCGGAAGGATGCACGGAAAAACAAGGTTTGGACCCGGCGAATCGTATTCGCCTTTTTTATATTTATCGGTTTGGTTGTCCTGTTGGAATCACCGCTTACCCGGATTCGACACATTGTCGTTTCGGGGAATTCCATGCCGGCATCCACTGTCGTGACTGACAGTAATTTACGTCAGGGAATGAGCTTGTGGCAAGTGAACAAAGGCGCGGTAGCGCATTTTATCATGACGAAGGAGCCTTTGGTAGAAAAGGTATCTGTACATACGAATTACAGTTCCGGGACGGTCTCGATTGCAGTGACGCAAAAGACAGAAGTCGCCGTATATTCACAAGCTGGCCAGCGCTACAGTTTGCTCAGTGATGGGACTGTGTACCAAAAGCTTACCCCAAGTTCGCCGTTCAACGTGCCGTTAGTTGAGTCAACCGCCGCCCTGCAGGGACAGGTACAACTCGGGAAAGTCGCTGCAGTGCCGGGACTTGCCACAGTCTGCAAGGAACTCCTAAAGACACCGCCAAGTGAAGTCAACGAGATTTCGGAGATTGTGCTTGATAAGTACGGGAATGCAACCATGTACCTGGACAACGGATTCGCCGTCCAAACCGAGTCGCAACAAGTGGCTTCGACGCTTGGAAATGTAGGTAGTGTCGTAACGTACTTCAGCGGTCAGGGGTATGGACCTGGACTCATCGACATGAGCGGGAACCCTCCTTATCGATACATCCCATTTCGACCGACCGCGAATACCACGAAAGGAAAGTGA